From the Leptospira sp. WS60.C2 genome, one window contains:
- a CDS encoding NAD(P)/FAD-dependent oxidoreductase — translation MKSIVVLGSNFAGVTAAISAKRKLGNDAEVTVISPTSNFLYVPSLIWVPFGIRKVKDITFPVEPMLNKKGVKFLHDKGVKVLPDSNVVVTEKNGEIHYDYLVVATGASLNFDILPNLNPKDNMIQCIVTPELAEKSANAFEEIVKNPGPVVVAATQGASCMGAAYEYLFNLDKYLRKRGVRDKVDIAWVTPEPFLGHFGIGGIVGGQTMLEIFMKLYGIKWHTDATIKKIEKDNIILGDETKLPYKMSMMIPPFLGADVMKNSPELVDEKGFVVTNEGYQHIKYKNVYAAGLAVEVIAPFKKSAAPFGVPKTGFPSDVMGKIVAENIKNDIRGNGKFKTMPFGKIPGICIMDAGKKEVWILTNHLFKPRQFELMIPNVFYNIGKLILEKYMLWKNRKGLVQLP, via the coding sequence ATGAAATCAATTGTAGTATTGGGTAGTAATTTTGCGGGTGTTACGGCCGCCATTTCTGCGAAACGAAAACTTGGGAATGATGCTGAGGTGACAGTGATATCCCCGACTTCCAATTTTTTATATGTTCCCTCTCTCATTTGGGTTCCCTTTGGAATTCGAAAAGTAAAAGACATCACTTTCCCCGTTGAACCTATGTTAAATAAAAAGGGAGTTAAGTTTCTACATGACAAAGGAGTAAAAGTATTACCAGATTCCAATGTTGTTGTAACAGAAAAAAATGGTGAGATCCATTATGACTATTTAGTTGTTGCAACTGGAGCTTCTCTTAACTTCGACATTTTACCCAATTTAAATCCCAAAGACAATATGATCCAATGTATTGTGACTCCAGAACTTGCCGAAAAATCTGCGAATGCATTTGAAGAGATCGTAAAAAACCCAGGACCAGTGGTCGTTGCAGCAACTCAGGGTGCAAGTTGTATGGGCGCAGCTTACGAATATCTTTTCAACTTGGATAAATACCTCAGGAAAAGAGGAGTTCGGGACAAAGTAGATATCGCCTGGGTGACACCCGAACCTTTTTTAGGCCATTTCGGTATCGGCGGAATTGTTGGAGGCCAAACCATGTTAGAAATCTTTATGAAATTGTATGGTATAAAGTGGCATACTGATGCGACGATCAAAAAGATCGAAAAGGATAACATCATATTGGGTGACGAAACTAAACTACCGTACAAAATGTCCATGATGATCCCTCCTTTTTTAGGGGCAGATGTGATGAAAAACTCACCAGAACTTGTGGATGAGAAAGGTTTTGTAGTCACAAATGAAGGATACCAACATATTAAGTACAAAAACGTCTATGCGGCCGGTCTTGCGGTCGAGGTCATTGCTCCATTCAAAAAATCAGCAGCCCCTTTTGGTGTACCCAAAACTGGATTCCCTTCGGATGTCATGGGTAAAATTGTCGCAGAGAATATTAAAAATGACATTAGAGGTAACGGAAAATTTAAAACCATGCCTTTCGGAAAAATCCCTGGAATTTGTATCATGGATGCTGGTAAAAAAGAAGTTTGGATTCTGACCAATCATCTGTTCAAACCAAGGCAATTTGAACTGATGATTCCCAATGTTTTTTATAATATTGGGAAACTCATTTTAGAGAAGTATATGTTGTGGAAGAATCGAAAAGGACTCGTCCAACTTCCGTAA
- a CDS encoding alpha/beta fold hydrolase, whose amino-acid sequence MPKIVSPKSYRKKEEKIFINGNNIHIGVWYGQRHPIICLHGLSGNFHSMEPFAKKLHKLGHKVISYDLRGRGHSDKPKLGYGFEQHIQDLHQVIQHYKLNKPILLAHSFGCMIALRYALHFPNQIQSMILLDGGGLLSISKRIQILKVLKQSFDRLDVKFASSSEYIQLVKNSPLIPKWTKKIERYFLDELHMVENGYVCHMPKYVMEEELKAMGGSISLGKVFLNFLLHPIQTLGRMIQNKHLDFENIHTPLLILRATKMNLFPNDDLLPKESYEEMLTRLPNAKGMELSTNHYGILFDDLTERDNAIQDFIKSTSLRNKKSKQ is encoded by the coding sequence ATGCCTAAAATCGTAAGTCCCAAGTCATACCGAAAGAAAGAAGAAAAGATTTTCATCAATGGAAACAACATTCATATCGGTGTTTGGTATGGTCAGAGACATCCAATCATTTGTTTGCACGGTTTATCGGGAAATTTTCATTCGATGGAACCATTTGCAAAAAAACTACATAAACTCGGACACAAAGTGATTTCTTATGACTTGAGAGGAAGAGGACACTCGGACAAACCAAAACTTGGATATGGGTTTGAACAACACATCCAAGACTTACACCAAGTCATTCAACATTATAAACTAAACAAACCAATCTTACTTGCTCATTCCTTTGGTTGTATGATTGCCTTACGATATGCATTACATTTTCCCAATCAAATTCAATCGATGATTTTATTGGATGGTGGTGGTCTTTTATCTATCTCCAAAAGAATTCAAATATTAAAAGTCTTAAAACAATCCTTCGATCGGCTCGATGTCAAATTTGCAAGCTCTTCTGAGTACATCCAGCTAGTCAAAAATTCTCCCCTCATTCCCAAATGGACCAAAAAGATTGAAAGGTATTTTCTAGATGAATTGCACATGGTAGAGAATGGTTATGTATGCCATATGCCAAAATATGTTATGGAAGAAGAACTAAAAGCAATGGGTGGATCCATTTCACTGGGCAAGGTATTTCTCAATTTTTTACTACATCCAATACAAACTCTTGGGAGAATGATCCAAAACAAACATCTGGATTTTGAAAATATTCATACTCCTCTCTTAATCTTAAGAGCCACAAAAATGAATCTATTTCCAAACGATGATTTATTACCAAAAGAATCGTATGAGGAAATGCTAACACGATTGCCAAATGCAAAAGGTATGGAGCTTTCTACCAATCATTACGGAATCCTTTTTGATGATCTAACAGAAAGAGACAATGCCATCCAAGATTTTATTAAGTCTACGAGCTTAAGAAACAAGAAAAGCAAGCAATGA
- a CDS encoding cell envelope biogenesis protein OmpA, which produces MVVKMVSKERSKWKLSTMMFPLQKAKYKQLLLICLFSMVSMACSWQGIPLERKKHIPISSSNECNLNSEIRTYRVLFLLPFYHHNLNEKAESNSSEVFVVESNSYAKPWDIVFTTLGFLISFNSSTESRVICPKQLVIDSIQKQIPSSVLPTKLSYWQVNGNPSPIHSIQFSPDDYQLTGEIKEKLVSIAREVLKSETNFKIILVGKSLTSGDIAYQTRLVKRRFEEIRQVLAQESIDESRVLSFIAEREMKETISERAGETPSSIFLYLAKD; this is translated from the coding sequence ATGGTTGTTAAAATGGTTTCCAAAGAGCGCTCCAAATGGAAACTTTCCACTATGATGTTCCCATTACAAAAAGCGAAATACAAACAATTACTTCTCATTTGCCTATTCTCCATGGTTTCCATGGCGTGTTCATGGCAAGGAATTCCGTTGGAACGTAAAAAACACATACCGATTTCAAGTTCAAATGAATGTAATTTGAATTCTGAAATTAGAACCTATCGAGTGTTATTTCTCCTTCCATTTTACCATCACAATCTCAATGAAAAGGCAGAATCCAATTCGTCTGAAGTATTCGTTGTTGAGTCCAATTCTTATGCTAAACCATGGGACATTGTGTTCACTACTTTGGGTTTTTTGATTTCTTTCAATTCGTCAACGGAATCAAGAGTGATTTGTCCTAAACAGTTAGTAATAGATTCGATTCAAAAACAAATTCCATCTTCCGTATTGCCAACAAAATTATCGTATTGGCAAGTGAATGGAAATCCGTCCCCTATTCATTCTATACAATTTTCACCTGATGATTATCAGCTAACAGGTGAGATAAAAGAGAAACTTGTTTCTATTGCAAGAGAAGTTCTCAAATCAGAAACAAATTTTAAAATTATCTTGGTTGGTAAGTCGCTTACTTCTGGTGATATTGCCTATCAAACTAGACTTGTCAAACGTAGGTTTGAGGAAATCCGTCAAGTTTTGGCTCAAGAGTCTATAGATGAATCGCGAGTTCTTTCATTCATTGCCGAGCGTGAAATGAAAGAAACTATTTCAGAAAGAGCAGGAGAAACACCTTCTTCCATCTTTCTTTATTTGGCGAAGGATTGA
- a CDS encoding GreA/GreB family elongation factor: MKTKKKIMITKFDYDRLKSMILEYSKRNRIDANLDDLLGEIERAQKVDSYLIPKNIVTMNSIIEIKNEGEYDFKEFQLVFPEDSNLDENKISILAPIATASLGYKTGDFVHWNVPGGEKRFQITNIKYQPEASGHYHL, encoded by the coding sequence ATGAAAACCAAAAAGAAGATTATGATTACAAAATTTGATTATGATCGACTAAAATCAATGATTTTAGAATATTCTAAAAGAAATAGAATAGATGCAAACTTAGACGATCTACTTGGCGAAATTGAAAGAGCACAGAAAGTAGATTCGTATTTAATTCCAAAAAATATTGTAACGATGAACTCTATCATCGAAATAAAAAATGAAGGTGAGTATGATTTCAAGGAATTCCAGTTGGTTTTCCCAGAAGATTCCAATCTAGATGAAAACAAAATATCAATTCTAGCACCAATTGCAACTGCCAGTTTAGGATACAAAACGGGAGATTTTGTCCATTGGAATGTTCCAGGCGGAGAAAAAAGGTTTCAAATCACAAATATCAAATACCAACCAGAAGCAAGTGGCCATTATCACCTGTAA